In Paenibacillus guangzhouensis, a single window of DNA contains:
- a CDS encoding HD-GYP domain-containing protein — translation MMRHTHLTMESISAFAGDPDHVWAKRIDASVAVMKDMTGWMLPTKKIPLFDMRKHFLPMLLEAAETTNIASLLAALQSKDDYLYRHPIGVGIITAVIGKWMGMNEAELTPLAMAALLHDIGKLRIPEEILNKPGKLTNEERLLMRKHTIFGYKMLIETVGMNHRQMLVALQHHERQDGSGYPFGIGAVKIDIYSRIVAIADIFHAVLSHRIYQRAHSFHACLQQLKLNAFGTLDPQILGIFVHKLMQSLIGNQAVLSDGRVATIVMMNPIDPFYPLVQIDRDFIDLSKGMKPKIKQIIASS, via the coding sequence ATGATGCGACATACACATCTAACAATGGAATCGATATCTGCGTTCGCTGGCGATCCAGACCATGTATGGGCTAAACGGATTGATGCGAGTGTGGCCGTGATGAAGGATATGACCGGATGGATGCTCCCGACGAAGAAGATCCCGCTGTTCGACATGCGGAAGCATTTCTTGCCTATGCTCCTGGAAGCAGCAGAAACGACGAATATCGCTAGCCTGCTCGCAGCGCTTCAATCCAAAGATGATTATCTATATCGGCACCCGATCGGAGTAGGCATAATCACTGCCGTCATCGGGAAGTGGATGGGTATGAACGAGGCGGAGTTGACGCCGCTAGCAATGGCAGCTCTGCTGCATGATATAGGGAAGCTTCGGATTCCAGAGGAGATTCTGAATAAACCGGGGAAACTGACGAATGAAGAGAGGTTGCTGATGCGGAAACATACGATTTTCGGCTATAAAATGCTGATTGAGACCGTCGGAATGAACCATCGACAAATGCTCGTCGCGCTTCAGCATCATGAACGGCAGGATGGCAGTGGTTATCCGTTCGGCATTGGTGCGGTCAAAATCGATATCTACAGCCGGATTGTCGCGATTGCAGACATTTTCCACGCTGTATTGTCCCACCGTATCTATCAGCGCGCGCATTCTTTTCATGCGTGTCTTCAGCAATTGAAGTTGAATGCCTTCGGGACGCTGGATCCGCAAATCTTGGGCATCTTCGTCCATAAGCTGATGCAGTCGCTGATCGGGAATCAAGCGGTCTTGTCCGATGGGCGCGTCGCAACGATCGTGATGATGAATCCGATCGATCCGTTCTATCCGCTCGTTCAGATCGATCGGGATTTCATCGATTTAAGCAAAGGCATGAAGCCAAAGATCAAACAAATTATTGCGTCCTCATAA
- the cls gene encoding cardiolipin synthase, whose protein sequence is MNRILKLLIFILVCVMFVYSSIGLFGYTVPAVVSISTSLTVIFIGLIIFMENRHPSSTMAWILLLALLPVVGFVFFLIFGQTYRSKRRKYLEKGMRDQEAYQHYKQQILRNEEEIKDYCEDQQKMFRLSLKLAKSTISFSGSSTEVLTNGKKTFDALIRELELAQHHIHMEYYIYRNDHIGTQIKDILVQKARAGVEVRFLYDAVGSYQLPSSFLQEMRNAGIEVMSFMPVKFPTFSNKLNYRNHRKIVVIDGNVGFMGGLNVGDEYLSRSKTYGFWRDTHMIIKGEAVRTLQIIFMQDWQYMTGKSFLLPEYFTPASVESTPGAVQIIPSGPDNEWTTMKSLFFSMITSAKESIWIATPYFIPDEDILSALRIAALSGIEVRILFPAKPDKWLPFLASHSYFSGLIDAGVEIYEYERGFLHSKLMIIDGETASIGTANMDMRSFHLNFEVNALLVRTASVQRMVQDFERDMTFASRIDSEKFASKKVVVRFLESAARLFSPLL, encoded by the coding sequence ATGAATCGCATATTGAAATTGCTCATTTTCATCCTCGTATGCGTGATGTTCGTATATTCGAGCATTGGTCTATTCGGCTATACCGTACCTGCTGTAGTCAGTATTTCCACCTCGCTTACGGTGATATTTATTGGACTTATTATTTTTATGGAGAATCGGCATCCTTCGAGCACGATGGCATGGATTTTGCTGCTAGCATTATTGCCGGTGGTTGGGTTTGTTTTTTTCCTGATCTTTGGTCAGACGTACCGGAGCAAACGGCGCAAATACTTGGAGAAAGGGATGCGTGATCAGGAGGCCTATCAGCATTACAAGCAGCAAATTCTTCGCAATGAAGAGGAAATTAAGGATTATTGCGAGGATCAGCAGAAGATGTTCCGCCTATCCTTGAAGCTCGCCAAAAGCACAATTTCATTCTCAGGCAGCAGTACGGAGGTACTGACCAATGGGAAGAAAACATTTGATGCGTTAATTCGGGAACTAGAGCTCGCTCAGCATCACATCCATATGGAGTATTACATTTATCGAAATGACCACATCGGTACGCAGATTAAAGACATCCTTGTGCAGAAGGCGAGAGCTGGCGTCGAGGTGCGCTTCCTCTACGATGCGGTTGGGAGTTATCAGCTGCCGTCTTCGTTCCTCCAAGAGATGCGAAATGCAGGGATTGAAGTGATGTCCTTCATGCCGGTCAAGTTCCCTACGTTCTCGAATAAGCTGAACTATCGTAATCATCGTAAAATTGTTGTGATTGACGGCAATGTCGGATTTATGGGCGGATTGAACGTCGGAGACGAGTATTTGAGCCGCAGCAAGACGTACGGATTCTGGCGGGATACGCATATGATAATTAAGGGGGAAGCGGTTCGAACTCTTCAGATTATCTTCATGCAGGACTGGCAGTATATGACCGGGAAATCGTTCCTGCTGCCGGAATATTTCACTCCTGCTAGCGTGGAGAGCACGCCGGGTGCGGTGCAAATTATTCCGAGCGGACCAGATAATGAATGGACGACGATGAAAAGTCTGTTCTTCTCCATGATCACATCGGCGAAGGAGTCGATTTGGATTGCGACACCTTATTTTATACCGGATGAAGATATATTAAGCGCTCTTCGGATCGCTGCGCTGTCCGGCATCGAAGTTCGTATTCTTTTCCCAGCCAAACCAGATAAATGGTTGCCGTTCCTCGCATCCCATTCGTATTTCAGCGGATTGATCGATGCGGGCGTTGAGATTTACGAATATGAACGCGGTTTCTTGCATTCCAAGCTGATGATTATTGATGGCGAGACGGCATCGATTGGTACGGCGAACATGGATATGCGCAGCTTCCATTTGAATTTCGAGGTGAATGCGCTATTGGTGCGTACCGCAAGTGTGCAGAGAATGGTGCAGGATTTCGAACGGGACATGACGTTTGCCAGCCGGATTGATTCGGAGAAGTTCGCGAGTAAGAAGGTGGTTGTTCGGTTCTTGGAATCGGCAGCAAGGCTGTTCTCTCCGTTGCTATAA
- a CDS encoding DMT family transporter gives MNKHWLMVLIASMLEVVWVSGLKHASTWYEWLGTIIVIAICFTVFMRASKALPLGTVYAVFTGLGTAGAVIAEMLFFGEPFNLVKILLIALLVAGVVGLKSITKPKEAEA, from the coding sequence ATGAATAAGCATTGGCTCATGGTGCTGATCGCATCCATGCTTGAAGTGGTCTGGGTATCCGGACTGAAGCATGCATCGACCTGGTACGAGTGGCTTGGCACCATTATTGTAATTGCAATTTGTTTTACGGTCTTCATGCGGGCATCCAAAGCGCTGCCACTGGGGACGGTCTACGCCGTATTTACGGGGCTGGGGACGGCCGGAGCGGTTATCGCGGAAATGTTATTTTTCGGAGAACCTTTCAACTTGGTCAAGATCCTGCTGATTGCCTTGCTCGTTGCAGGCGTCGTCGGTCTCAAATCCATTACCAAACCAAAGGAGGCTGAGGCGTAA
- a CDS encoding L-cystine transporter: protein MEVLSTIVNVVVLLALIGILLYMQKKHVSFSKRVFTALGLGILFGVSLQLIFGRSSDVIKDSVDWFSLVGNGYVKLLQMVAIPLIMVSIISAIIKVKAKSGVGKLSTLIIGLLLFTTAISAAVGISAALGFNLKTVNIEQGEKEQKRGEYLNGKLADVEDKTIPQQVLDVIPSNPFDDMTGSRPTSTIAVVIFAAFIGIAVRGIAKKKPAEAELFTKFVEAVYAVVMRIVTLVLRLTPYGILALIAKVTATTNYAEIAKLGQFVIASYVALIVMFIIHLIIIAVNGLNPVTYVRKALPVLSFAFTSRTSAGALPLNVDTQVKKLGVSEGIANFSASFGLSIGQNGCAGIYPAMLAIMIAPTVGIDPFSFSFIATLIAVVTISSFGVAGVGGGATFAAIIVLSTMNLPVALAGLLISVEPLIDMGRTALNVSGSMTAGLVTSKVTKDLDVNVYNTPSRAEDVDGGVPA, encoded by the coding sequence ATGGAAGTGTTGTCAACCATCGTGAATGTTGTTGTTCTACTCGCACTAATAGGTATACTCTTGTACATGCAGAAGAAGCATGTCAGTTTCTCGAAACGGGTATTTACGGCTCTTGGACTCGGAATTCTGTTCGGGGTGTCACTTCAGTTGATCTTCGGAAGATCGTCGGATGTCATCAAAGATTCTGTAGATTGGTTTAGCCTTGTAGGTAACGGTTATGTGAAGTTACTGCAGATGGTTGCGATTCCACTAATCATGGTATCGATCATCTCTGCGATCATTAAAGTCAAAGCGAAGAGCGGTGTAGGGAAGCTTAGTACATTAATTATTGGATTACTACTATTCACAACAGCTATTTCTGCTGCAGTTGGTATTTCGGCGGCACTCGGCTTTAACTTGAAAACTGTGAACATTGAGCAAGGGGAGAAGGAACAGAAGCGCGGCGAATACTTGAACGGCAAACTCGCTGACGTGGAAGATAAGACGATTCCTCAACAAGTCTTGGACGTCATTCCATCCAACCCATTCGATGATATGACTGGCTCGCGTCCAACATCGACGATTGCGGTCGTAATCTTCGCAGCATTCATCGGAATTGCAGTTCGCGGCATCGCGAAGAAGAAACCGGCGGAAGCGGAATTGTTCACGAAGTTCGTGGAAGCTGTCTATGCCGTAGTTATGCGCATTGTAACACTTGTATTACGACTAACGCCTTACGGTATCCTTGCCTTGATTGCCAAGGTCACGGCGACGACAAACTATGCTGAAATTGCTAAGCTCGGTCAATTCGTCATCGCATCGTATGTCGCACTGATCGTGATGTTCATCATTCACTTGATTATCATCGCGGTGAATGGATTGAACCCTGTCACTTATGTACGTAAAGCATTGCCTGTATTATCCTTCGCGTTCACATCCCGTACCAGTGCCGGCGCATTGCCGCTCAACGTGGATACGCAAGTGAAGAAGCTGGGCGTGTCGGAAGGCATCGCGAACTTCTCAGCCTCCTTTGGCCTATCCATTGGGCAGAATGGTTGCGCAGGGATCTACCCAGCGATGCTCGCGATTATGATTGCTCCGACGGTTGGTATTGATCCATTCAGCTTCAGCTTTATTGCAACCTTGATCGCAGTCGTAACGATCAGCTCCTTCGGAGTAGCTGGCGTGGGCGGTGGTGCAACTTTCGCAGCGATCATCGTATTGTCGACCATGAACTTGCCAGTTGCTCTAGCGGGTCTTCTGATCTCGGTTGAGCCATTGATCGACATGGGCCGCACAGCACTGAACGTTAGTGGTTCGATGACAGCAGGACTTGTCACTAGTAAAGTCACGAAAGATCTGGACGTGAACGTCTATAACACGCCAAGCCGTGCTGAAGATGTTGACGGCGGCGTACCAGCTTAA
- a CDS encoding TetR/AcrR family transcriptional regulator — protein sequence MSTAARIQQVALEHFAIHGYSGASLSQIAEDVGIKKPSIYAHFKGKEDLFLHVLDEVLHEEYQALIQYMHDHQQDSLEERLYGVLAYQLKRYEQSEAAKFLLRVSFIPPKNLCDQVSKKIYAHLDQWEQALVQTIQSSCDLGELRGIGADHAASAFLCLSDGLQIELLYSGQERYNRRLKASWKVFWRGISST from the coding sequence ATGTCCACAGCAGCTCGTATTCAACAGGTCGCGCTAGAACATTTCGCTATCCATGGATACAGCGGAGCGTCACTCTCGCAGATCGCAGAAGATGTCGGCATTAAGAAGCCTTCGATATATGCGCATTTTAAAGGAAAAGAAGACTTGTTCCTGCATGTCTTGGATGAGGTGCTTCATGAAGAATATCAAGCACTGATCCAATACATGCATGATCATCAGCAAGACTCATTAGAAGAGCGGCTGTATGGCGTCTTAGCTTATCAGCTTAAGCGGTATGAACAGAGCGAAGCCGCGAAATTCCTGCTGCGCGTCTCATTCATTCCGCCGAAAAATCTGTGCGATCAGGTTTCGAAGAAGATCTATGCCCATCTCGATCAATGGGAACAGGCACTTGTCCAGACAATCCAATCATCCTGTGATCTGGGGGAGCTGCGCGGCATTGGAGCGGACCATGCAGCATCCGCCTTCTTATGCCTGTCGGATGGGCTGCAAATCGAATTGCTGTACAGCGGACAAGAGCGATACAACCGCCGCCTTAAAGCGTCGTGGAAGGTTTTCTGGAGAGGAATATCTTCAACTTAG
- a CDS encoding DMT family transporter codes for MAWLSLIVAGFCEVAGVMAINKINRDGKLVSYLLLAITFACSFGFLSFSMRTISMGTAYAVWTGIGTAGGALLGMFFYGESKEWRRILFISMVLCSAVGLKLLT; via the coding sequence ATGGCTTGGTTATCTCTAATTGTTGCGGGATTCTGTGAGGTGGCCGGCGTCATGGCGATCAATAAGATCAATCGCGACGGCAAACTCGTCTCGTACTTGCTCTTGGCGATCACCTTCGCGTGCAGCTTCGGCTTCTTGTCCTTCTCGATGCGTACGATCTCCATGGGGACGGCATATGCGGTATGGACCGGCATCGGCACAGCAGGCGGCGCACTGCTCGGAATGTTCTTCTACGGTGAGTCCAAAGAGTGGCGCCGAATTCTATTCATCTCGATGGTCCTCTGCTCCGCGGTCGGCCTGAAGTTGTTAACCTAA
- a CDS encoding nitrous oxide-stimulated promoter family protein: MSLANTGPRIQQEKTTVEQMIRIACRGRHHQKEMLCDSCQQLLQYAHTRLDYCRFGEQKSTCGACPIHCYKPAMREEIRVVMRYAGPRMLLHHPADFIRHAIHGMRRKRK; encoded by the coding sequence ATGAGCTTGGCGAATACAGGCCCGCGCATTCAACAAGAGAAAACGACGGTAGAACAAATGATTCGAATCGCATGTCGAGGTAGACATCATCAGAAGGAAATGCTGTGCGATTCATGCCAGCAGCTGCTTCAATACGCGCATACACGGCTTGACTACTGCCGCTTCGGTGAGCAGAAGAGCACCTGCGGCGCATGTCCCATTCATTGTTACAAGCCGGCCATGCGCGAGGAGATTCGTGTCGTGATGCGATATGCAGGTCCGCGTATGCTGCTGCATCACCCCGCGGATTTCATTCGACATGCGATTCATGGGATGAGGCGAAAACGGAAGTAG
- a CDS encoding sensor histidine kinase, whose amino-acid sequence MRKSHFSPLVGILFIFVLSIALFAGVYSLSLTPANAPKAEHGLLDLTKWDFDKEGVISLNGNWTFYKDRLLDPEALGGYRSPEAASIDLPVPQSWSGDPAPNQMSKKGFGTYHLEILVPGEERIYGIKVNNIRMSHRLYLNGRLLGESGDPASEAERHTPGNTPYTAYFNAKGPKIDIVIQTANFVFVNGGIVNAIQFGRYEDINTLSGIQLGSSLGTILVLGMFGIYHISFYLLRRKEKPYLYSGMYLLNLLVTHLLLGEKIALRFLPELPFMFAYKTLEFSEFLGPILINIFFFSIEPKLMSRRRLLLLISPLIAYLLAVLILPYPVFIDMKVYGFQYLAVVTLFLFGRMVYLFLRKEQADADRKELILFIGSVLSLGIYLVFSVLYAEYQVRSELFGFLGILGFIIFMNILLALRFTNAYEKTEVLTHQLKLSNRLKDEFLTHTSHELKTPLHGIMNITSHLLDDEEKMLTSRQKQNLWLIKDTSLKLSMLIQDLIDVTRLNHGELRLYPTAVDLKVVAQIVLEVLQFELHGKPVQFINDVDADIWVMADENRLRQILYNLVQNAIKHTDAGYIKIQALQTDSAVLISVEDTGTGIPVERHETIFNDYGQLDAFLTQEEYTHEGLGLYISRKLVELMDGEIYVEWSLLDMGSRFTFTLPAVEHFLLQEGTNWKQTAASREEIDNEPLDIMNQYEHTVLIVDDEVENIHTLRSILNRNQYNVITAFSADEAMLKLSSSSQIDLAIIDMMMPKVSGIELSQLVRAQYSILDLPILFATAKDSTKEIALGLRAGANDFITKPFETETLMARVQNLISMKKAIREAIQNELAFHQAQIKPHFLYNALSSVISFCYTDGEKAADLLSMLSQYLRYILDMDRTRLFVPLHRELELIDAYVEIEKARFGERFDYIAYVDDALLDVEIPSLCIQPLVENAIRHGLFEKEGYGHVTLKISEGDQYIKITVEDDGTGIADDRLYYLQAGNGRNGGIGLHNIKRRIASIPGSSLSIHSELGSGTQVTMYLPMKQEESHDEL is encoded by the coding sequence TTGCGAAAAAGTCATTTTAGTCCGCTTGTCGGCATTTTATTTATATTTGTTCTATCGATCGCCTTGTTTGCTGGGGTGTATTCACTTAGTCTAACTCCTGCTAACGCGCCTAAAGCGGAACATGGTCTATTAGATCTCACGAAATGGGATTTCGATAAGGAAGGTGTCATTAGTCTTAACGGAAATTGGACGTTCTACAAAGATCGATTGCTAGATCCGGAAGCTTTGGGCGGCTACCGCAGCCCCGAAGCAGCCTCCATCGACTTGCCCGTGCCCCAGAGCTGGTCCGGTGACCCGGCCCCCAACCAGATGAGCAAGAAAGGATTCGGGACCTATCATCTGGAGATTCTCGTGCCGGGCGAGGAACGGATATACGGGATCAAGGTGAACAACATTCGCATGTCGCATCGTCTTTACCTGAATGGCAGACTCCTCGGAGAGAGCGGTGACCCGGCAAGCGAAGCTGAGCGGCACACGCCGGGAAATACACCGTACACCGCCTATTTTAATGCAAAAGGTCCGAAGATCGATATCGTCATCCAGACAGCGAACTTCGTATTCGTCAATGGCGGGATCGTCAATGCGATTCAATTCGGGCGTTATGAGGATATCAATACGCTGAGCGGGATACAGCTCGGGTCCAGCTTGGGGACGATTCTCGTCTTAGGGATGTTCGGCATCTACCATATCAGCTTCTATCTCTTGCGCCGCAAGGAGAAGCCTTATCTCTACAGCGGTATGTATCTACTAAATCTGCTTGTTACTCACCTTCTGCTCGGAGAGAAGATCGCACTCCGCTTTCTGCCTGAGTTGCCGTTTATGTTCGCCTACAAGACGCTGGAGTTCAGTGAATTCCTGGGGCCGATTCTGATCAACATCTTCTTCTTCTCCATTGAACCGAAGCTGATGTCCAGACGAAGGCTGCTGCTCTTGATCTCACCGCTAATCGCTTATCTGCTTGCGGTTCTGATCTTGCCTTATCCGGTCTTTATCGATATGAAGGTGTACGGATTCCAGTATTTAGCTGTCGTCACATTATTCTTATTCGGTCGAATGGTCTATCTCTTCCTTCGCAAGGAACAGGCGGATGCAGACCGTAAAGAATTGATTCTATTCATCGGTTCCGTGCTCTCCTTAGGCATCTATCTCGTATTCAGCGTACTCTACGCCGAATATCAGGTGCGAAGCGAATTATTCGGTTTTCTCGGCATTCTCGGGTTCATTATCTTCATGAACATCCTGCTCGCTTTGCGGTTCACGAATGCGTACGAGAAGACGGAAGTGCTCACGCATCAACTGAAACTCTCGAACCGCTTAAAGGATGAATTTCTAACGCATACGTCCCATGAGCTCAAAACGCCACTTCACGGCATTATGAATATTACCTCTCATCTGCTGGATGACGAGGAGAAGATGCTGACCAGCAGGCAGAAGCAGAACCTATGGCTGATCAAGGATACCTCGCTTAAGCTGTCGATGCTGATTCAAGATCTCATTGATGTCACCCGTCTCAATCATGGAGAGCTTCGTCTCTACCCTACGGCTGTCGATCTGAAAGTCGTCGCTCAGATTGTGCTCGAAGTGCTGCAATTCGAACTTCATGGGAAACCGGTCCAATTTATCAACGATGTGGATGCTGATATCTGGGTCATGGCAGATGAGAATCGTTTACGTCAAATTCTATACAATCTCGTTCAGAATGCGATCAAGCATACCGATGCGGGCTACATCAAAATTCAGGCGTTACAGACAGATTCGGCTGTCCTGATCAGCGTGGAGGATACCGGAACAGGCATCCCGGTTGAGCGGCATGAGACGATTTTCAACGATTATGGCCAGCTGGATGCTTTCTTGACCCAGGAGGAATATACGCATGAAGGGTTAGGGCTCTATATTAGCCGGAAGTTGGTCGAGCTTATGGATGGAGAGATTTACGTGGAATGGTCCTTGCTTGATATGGGGAGCCGATTCACCTTTACGCTGCCAGCCGTGGAGCACTTCCTTCTGCAAGAGGGGACGAACTGGAAGCAGACAGCCGCGAGCCGTGAAGAGATAGACAACGAGCCGTTAGATATTATGAATCAATATGAGCATACCGTGCTCATTGTCGACGATGAAGTCGAGAATATCCACACCTTGCGCAGTATTCTGAATCGCAACCAGTATAACGTCATTACTGCGTTCTCGGCCGATGAGGCGATGCTCAAATTAAGCAGCAGCTCACAGATTGACCTCGCCATTATCGATATGATGATGCCGAAGGTATCCGGTATCGAGCTCAGTCAGCTCGTTCGGGCACAATATTCGATCCTAGACCTTCCTATTCTGTTCGCCACCGCCAAAGATTCAACCAAAGAAATTGCGCTCGGCCTGCGCGCAGGAGCGAATGATTTCATTACCAAACCGTTCGAGACAGAGACTTTAATGGCGCGGGTACAGAATTTAATTTCGATGAAAAAAGCGATTCGGGAAGCCATTCAGAATGAACTCGCTTTCCATCAAGCCCAGATTAAGCCGCATTTTCTGTATAATGCGCTGAGCAGTGTCATCTCCTTCTGCTACACAGACGGGGAAAAAGCTGCAGATTTGTTATCGATGCTGAGCCAGTACTTGCGTTACATTCTGGACATGGACCGGACCCGGCTATTCGTCCCTCTTCATCGGGAGCTCGAACTAATCGATGCCTATGTCGAAATCGAAAAAGCTCGTTTTGGGGAACGGTTCGATTATATTGCATATGTAGACGATGCCTTGCTTGATGTGGAAATCCCGTCATTATGCATCCAGCCGTTAGTGGAGAATGCAATTCGCCATGGTCTATTCGAGAAAGAGGGATACGGTCACGTGACCTTAAAGATCTCCGAAGGCGATCAGTATATTAAAATTACAGTTGAAGATGACGGTACGGGGATCGCCGACGATCGGCTGTATTATCTACAGGCAGGCAATGGGCGTAATGGCGGTATTGGCCTTCACAATATTAAGAGACGAATCGCTTCGATTCCAGGCTCCTCCCTATCGATTCATTCCGAGCTTGGCAGCGGAACGCAAGTCACCATGTATTTGCCAATGAAGCAGGAGGAATCTCACGATGAGCTATGA
- a CDS encoding M50 family metallopeptidase produces MGKWGTTIIFIVIAAILTYIIPFNSYFRNVDTMIHEFGHALVTLVLSGKVLYIHLFNDHSGVTYSEVWDSWRFIPISLAGYITASLFTALLFALYARDKARAGLILLSVITLINLIFFIRNGFGVFWAIGFLAINLFMLWIPWLLVRELYFVLIAFICLVESVFAPVYLVFTAVTSPGYAGDAANLWEATYIPAVVWALLFAIVAIACARYALGQFMREFRKPSQPRKIMRTQ; encoded by the coding sequence ATGGGTAAATGGGGAACAACAATCATCTTCATCGTCATCGCTGCGATCTTAACGTATATCATTCCTTTTAATTCGTATTTCCGTAATGTAGACACGATGATCCATGAATTTGGGCACGCGCTCGTCACCTTGGTGTTGTCGGGCAAAGTGCTCTATATTCATTTATTCAATGATCACAGCGGCGTTACCTATTCCGAAGTGTGGGACTCGTGGAGATTCATTCCGATCTCACTCGCTGGGTACATCACGGCATCGTTGTTCACGGCGCTCCTGTTCGCCCTGTATGCGCGCGACAAAGCACGTGCAGGATTAATTCTGCTAAGCGTCATCACATTGATCAATTTAATTTTCTTCATTCGCAACGGCTTCGGTGTCTTCTGGGCGATCGGATTCCTCGCGATCAACCTCTTCATGTTGTGGATTCCTTGGTTGCTCGTACGTGAACTCTATTTCGTTCTCATTGCATTTATTTGCTTGGTCGAATCCGTCTTTGCCCCGGTATATCTGGTGTTCACGGCAGTCACTTCGCCCGGGTATGCGGGGGATGCCGCGAATCTGTGGGAGGCAACTTATATCCCTGCCGTCGTCTGGGCTTTATTGTTCGCGATTGTCGCAATAGCTTGTGCACGATATGCATTGGGACAATTTATGAGAGAATTCCGCAAGCCCTCCCAACCCCGGAAAATTATGAGGACGCAATAA
- a CDS encoding response regulator: MSYEGRSIMEGNTMFKTIIVEDEKPILELMKHVVGQNPHYSIVGAYSNPLEALDNILALKPDVAFLDVEMPRMNGLELAHMINEVSEHTQIIFTTAYKDYALDAFQVQATDYILKPVTKSAIERVTNRLHKQRIAVIPPAAPVNKAVIIRCFGGLEVRNPRGELVRFPTRKTEELFAYFLCHPNSEVSKWHLVELLWPELDEERVLHNLHNTLYRLKKLLKEQEIPLEIIKINEGYLLQTQQLTYDLLEFKRDHEALQQKAVTDLSKTEQRCTLYQGPLLDRKEYLWKTALEEKFRQQYLAAMRSLIQYDVDKQNWKMADQRFNQFLSIYPLDEEMNLYLLQVYLASDRKDQMEKKYAEYKRQYTAEMGMDLPEEIMNWGKLHFTV; the protein is encoded by the coding sequence ATGAGCTATGAGGGACGCAGCATAATGGAGGGGAATACCATGTTCAAGACCATTATCGTTGAAGACGAAAAGCCCATTCTTGAATTAATGAAACATGTTGTTGGCCAGAACCCTCACTATTCAATCGTTGGTGCATACAGCAATCCGTTGGAAGCGCTCGACAACATCTTAGCCCTTAAGCCCGATGTTGCATTTCTGGACGTTGAGATGCCGCGGATGAACGGCCTTGAGCTGGCGCACATGATCAATGAAGTTTCGGAGCATACGCAGATCATCTTCACGACAGCCTATAAAGATTATGCCCTAGATGCCTTCCAAGTCCAGGCGACGGATTATATCTTAAAACCTGTGACGAAAAGCGCGATCGAGCGTGTAACGAATCGATTACATAAGCAGCGAATTGCCGTCATACCTCCAGCTGCGCCAGTGAATAAGGCGGTTATCATCCGATGTTTCGGCGGGCTGGAAGTTCGAAATCCACGCGGGGAGCTCGTACGCTTCCCCACGCGCAAGACGGAGGAGCTCTTCGCCTACTTCCTCTGCCACCCGAATAGCGAGGTTAGTAAATGGCATCTGGTTGAATTATTGTGGCCCGAACTTGATGAGGAACGGGTGCTGCATAATCTGCACAATACGTTGTACCGTCTGAAAAAGCTCCTGAAAGAGCAGGAGATTCCACTTGAGATTATTAAAATCAATGAAGGTTATCTGCTGCAAACTCAGCAGCTGACCTATGATCTGCTCGAATTCAAACGTGACCATGAGGCACTGCAGCAAAAAGCGGTGACAGACCTTTCGAAGACGGAACAGCGATGTACGCTTTATCAAGGGCCGCTGTTGGACCGCAAAGAGTATCTCTGGAAAACGGCATTAGAAGAAAAGTTCAGACAGCAATATCTCGCCGCAATGCGCAGCCTTATCCAGTACGACGTAGACAAGCAGAACTGGAAGATGGCCGATCAACGATTCAATCAGTTTCTTAGCATCTACCCGCTCGATGAAGAAATGAATTTATACCTTCTGCAAGTGTATCTCGCAAGTGACCGTAAAGATCAAATGGAGAAAAAATACGCGGAATACAAACGTCAATACACTGCCGAGATGGGCATGGATCTCCCGGAAGAAATCATGAACTGGGGCAAGCTGCATTTTACGGTGTGA